In Paenibacillus sp. J23TS9, a single genomic region encodes these proteins:
- a CDS encoding Crp/Fnr family transcriptional regulator codes for MKEIKDRSQLAEYMHIHQLKDIFNEPLIPHMCLYSFEQGELICSQGEPAQYLYVLVKGKIKVYNTSTEGKTLIISFKTALEVIGDVEFVQEADFINTVEAVSPVYMIGIHHQWLNMYGKDHMPLLQFLLKIITGKFYMKSNALSFNLMYPVEVRLASYILSVSFDPTDVLFRGHLSTSELRDAANLIGTSYRHLNRVILQLCNEGILERGKGFIQIKDRERLITIAGHSIYE; via the coding sequence ATGAAAGAAATAAAAGATCGCTCGCAGTTGGCAGAATATATGCACATTCATCAATTGAAAGACATTTTTAATGAACCATTGATCCCGCATATGTGCTTATACAGCTTTGAACAAGGGGAACTCATATGCTCTCAAGGCGAGCCGGCACAATATTTATATGTTCTCGTTAAAGGGAAAATTAAAGTATACAATACCTCTACGGAAGGTAAAACGCTGATCATTTCTTTTAAAACAGCACTCGAAGTAATCGGTGATGTTGAATTCGTTCAAGAAGCGGATTTTATCAACACGGTTGAAGCGGTATCTCCTGTATATATGATCGGGATTCACCATCAGTGGTTGAACATGTATGGCAAGGATCATATGCCACTGCTGCAATTTTTACTGAAAATTATTACGGGAAAGTTCTATATGAAATCGAATGCGCTTAGCTTTAATCTCATGTATCCGGTGGAGGTTAGGCTCGCCAGTTATATCCTGTCGGTATCCTTTGATCCAACGGATGTTTTGTTCAGAGGTCATCTAAGTACATCCGAGTTACGGGATGCGGCGAACCTGATCGGAACGAGCTACAGACATCTCAACCGGGTCATTTTACAGCTTTGTAATGAAGGGATTCTTGAACGCGGCAAAGGCTTCATTCAAATTAAGGACAGAGAGCGGTTAATCACAATCGCGGGTCACAGTATCTACGAATAA
- a CDS encoding DMT family transporter, translating to MITGLLLALLAGSLVSLQNIFNNKVNVHVGSWTTTTLVLGLGFAASFTLGLVFEGSAMFALHHLKLWFCFSGLIGVGVVTCMVQGINRLGPTFAVSISMCAQLGFALLFDSMGWLGLEKVDFTFKQLIGVLVVVGGIIVFKVGGREKRTANEQGLVG from the coding sequence ATGATTACGGGACTTTTACTAGCCTTGTTGGCCGGTTCACTCGTTAGTTTGCAAAATATATTTAACAATAAAGTGAATGTTCATGTGGGATCATGGACCACAACAACTTTGGTGCTGGGTCTGGGCTTTGCAGCTTCCTTTACGCTCGGCCTGGTGTTTGAAGGTTCTGCAATGTTTGCTCTGCATCATTTGAAACTCTGGTTTTGCTTCAGCGGACTGATCGGTGTTGGCGTCGTAACCTGTATGGTGCAGGGGATCAATCGTCTCGGGCCTACGTTTGCCGTTTCGATCAGCATGTGCGCGCAGCTTGGTTTTGCTTTGTTATTTGATTCGATGGGCTGGCTCGGACTGGAGAAAGTCGATTTTACTTTCAAACAGCTGATCGGGGTATTGGTCGTTGTTGGAGGTATCATTGTATTTAAGGTTGGTGGACGTGAGAAAAGAACGGCGAATGAACAAGGGTTGGTCGGATAA
- a CDS encoding DNA alkylation repair protein, whose product MADALKLMYNRDFFQDFGEKVKEAYSDFDIEGFITIIMDDTWEELALKARTRRISETLGNFLPSAYEDAIGVLFRIDEKCVGFPYLFFPDFVEVYGLTEEHWSLSMAALERFTQRSSAEFAVRSFIIHDPERMMRQMLDWSQHPSEHVRRLASEGCRPRLPWGQALTMFKKDPAPVLLILEQLKEDTSLYVRKSVANNLNDIAKDHPAVVISLAKRWLGSNPHTNWIVRHACRTLIRMADPEILELFGYTNSEEGAPLAATASLSIEPGMLSIGSGSVLQYELRIREGATARVRIEYGIYFVKANGQTSRKLFLLSDKTVPGGSGLTGERKHSWADLTTRRHYPGEHRIVLLVNGQEVAETMLILERGSQ is encoded by the coding sequence ATGGCTGACGCATTAAAATTGATGTATAACCGGGATTTTTTTCAGGATTTCGGGGAAAAGGTTAAAGAAGCATACTCCGATTTTGATATCGAAGGATTTATAACAATAATCATGGATGATACTTGGGAAGAGCTTGCGTTAAAAGCAAGAACCCGCCGGATCAGCGAAACACTGGGCAATTTTTTGCCGTCAGCTTATGAAGATGCCATAGGTGTTCTGTTTCGGATTGACGAGAAATGCGTCGGATTTCCATACTTATTTTTTCCGGATTTCGTAGAGGTTTATGGACTGACGGAAGAACATTGGAGTCTTTCCATGGCGGCTCTGGAAAGATTCACGCAAAGGTCATCTGCTGAATTTGCAGTAAGATCGTTCATTATCCATGATCCGGAACGAATGATGCGGCAAATGCTGGACTGGTCGCAGCATCCGAGTGAACATGTCAGACGTCTGGCGAGCGAAGGATGCAGGCCTCGTCTCCCATGGGGGCAAGCGCTGACGATGTTCAAGAAGGATCCCGCACCTGTTCTTCTGATTTTGGAGCAGTTGAAAGAGGATACCTCGCTGTATGTCCGCAAAAGCGTGGCCAACAATCTGAATGACATAGCTAAAGATCATCCTGCTGTAGTGATTAGTCTTGCCAAGCGGTGGTTAGGCAGCAATCCCCATACGAACTGGATTGTCAGACATGCCTGCCGAACCTTGATCCGCATGGCTGATCCTGAAATCCTGGAGCTTTTTGGCTATACGAATTCGGAAGAAGGGGCTCCTCTTGCTGCGACCGCAAGCTTGTCTATTGAACCTGGAATGCTCTCGATTGGCAGCGGCAGCGTGCTGCAATACGAGCTCCGTATCCGGGAAGGGGCAACTGCCCGTGTTCGGATTGAATATGGGATATATTTTGTGAAAGCGAACGGACAGACCTCCCGCAAATTATTTTTACTGTCTGATAAAACCGTCCCCGGAGGGTCTGGCTTGACTGGAGAACGCAAGCACAGCTGGGCAGATTTGACGACGCGGCGCCATTATCCGGGAGAGCACCGGATCGTGTTATTGGTGAATGGACAGGAAGTCGCGGAAACGATGCTCATCCTTGAAAGGGGTTCCCAATAA
- a CDS encoding LacI family DNA-binding transcriptional regulator, with amino-acid sequence MSHIVTRKAVAEMAGVSEATVSRVLNNVGPMREETKQKVLEAAEILGYYPNAIAQSFARRRSGNLGVILPYVPKVHIFSTYYFSEILNGIGEQVRELGYDMLLIFRKPGHENGYIDLFRSQKVDACILLGTMDTPEERKALKALEEAGHPFCLVNQHFEGEHFLEVDADHEQGAYEAVKHLLDEGYRKIAFLNGPPAYSNSLDRLKGYVRAMTEAGLFSPDKSITEAVPPEWLNTGNYSRTSGYEAASRFFCNKDHIEAVFAANDRMAIGLMQGFRDLGVLPGKDIAIAGYDDSDGARITDPPLTSVAVPFYQMGMMAAKLLLSDSGAEDSEMGGASDLPQQIQLGTKLIVRSSSKGNQA; translated from the coding sequence GTGAGCCATATCGTTACACGAAAAGCGGTTGCCGAGATGGCTGGAGTCTCTGAAGCCACAGTCTCCCGCGTACTGAACAATGTAGGGCCGATGAGGGAAGAGACGAAGCAAAAGGTGCTTGAGGCCGCAGAGATTCTTGGCTATTATCCCAATGCGATTGCTCAGAGCTTTGCCCGCCGCCGGAGTGGCAATTTGGGAGTGATTCTCCCTTATGTGCCGAAAGTGCATATTTTTTCAACCTATTATTTCTCGGAGATTTTAAATGGCATCGGAGAACAGGTACGAGAGCTTGGGTATGACATGCTTCTGATTTTTCGAAAACCCGGGCATGAGAACGGTTACATCGATCTGTTCCGCTCGCAAAAGGTGGATGCTTGTATTCTGCTGGGTACGATGGATACGCCTGAGGAACGGAAGGCATTGAAAGCACTGGAAGAAGCGGGTCATCCATTTTGCCTCGTGAACCAGCATTTTGAGGGCGAGCATTTCCTTGAAGTGGATGCGGATCATGAACAAGGTGCTTATGAAGCGGTGAAGCATTTGCTGGATGAGGGCTACCGCAAGATTGCTTTTCTGAATGGTCCGCCGGCATACTCCAATAGTTTGGATCGTTTGAAGGGATATGTGCGGGCGATGACTGAAGCAGGACTGTTTAGCCCTGATAAAAGCATAACTGAAGCCGTTCCTCCAGAATGGCTGAACACGGGGAATTACAGCAGAACAAGCGGATATGAGGCTGCTTCACGGTTCTTTTGCAATAAAGATCATATAGAAGCGGTCTTTGCTGCGAATGACCGCATGGCGATCGGACTGATGCAGGGTTTTCGGGATTTGGGCGTGCTTCCGGGCAAGGATATTGCCATTGCGGGATACGATGATTCGGATGGGGCGAGGATTACGGATCCTCCGTTGACGAGTGTCGCGGTACCTTTTTACCAGATGGGCATGATGGCTGCCAAGCTGCTGCTATCGGATTCTGGAGCAGAAGATTCTGAGATGGGCGGTGCATCTGATCTTCCGCAGCAGATTCAATTGGGGACAAAGCTGATTGTTCGTTCATCAAGCAAGGGTAACCAGGCATAG
- a CDS encoding DUF1801 domain-containing protein, which yields MNPEVTDFIGAIKEPWQGELASSLREVVYQAIPEVQERIQYKKPHFLKNGKYAAVISTSKDAVSFTIFNTSELTLPEGLFDGPPERKTMKLRQGQSLDSEQLVGWVSLASAAL from the coding sequence ATGAACCCGGAAGTAACAGATTTCATTGGGGCGATTAAGGAGCCTTGGCAGGGAGAACTCGCAAGCAGCCTTCGAGAGGTTGTCTATCAAGCGATTCCCGAAGTACAGGAGCGCATCCAGTACAAGAAACCCCATTTTTTGAAAAATGGGAAATATGCAGCCGTCATTTCCACTTCGAAAGATGCGGTTAGTTTTACGATCTTTAATACAAGTGAACTCACGCTTCCCGAAGGATTATTTGACGGTCCACCGGAGAGAAAAACGATGAAGCTTCGTCAAGGACAGTCTTTAGATTCCGAACAGCTGGTGGGATGGGTAAGTCTTGCATCCGCAGCACTTTAA
- a CDS encoding DUF1259 domain-containing protein, protein MKKILLSMIVVLSLIIPTGTIMGAESQDCHVLEQEFSTKVKQENGVCKLEIMRKNIPVSNLGVKLSPEAIELGFGANFEKAGNNTAVIGEFALLSEEVNPVIDALRKGNVEISAVHNHLIGEQPQIIYLHFQGLGNVESLAKTVKEAIASTDKK, encoded by the coding sequence ATGAAGAAGATCCTTTTATCTATGATCGTGGTTCTATCGCTAATCATCCCCACAGGCACAATTATGGGGGCGGAGAGTCAAGATTGTCATGTGCTTGAGCAGGAGTTTAGCACAAAAGTGAAGCAGGAGAACGGCGTATGCAAGCTGGAAATCATGCGCAAAAACATTCCTGTGTCGAACTTGGGTGTAAAGCTTTCCCCTGAAGCGATTGAACTTGGATTTGGTGCAAACTTTGAAAAAGCAGGTAATAATACGGCAGTTATTGGTGAGTTTGCACTCCTCAGTGAGGAAGTGAATCCCGTAATTGATGCGCTTCGCAAAGGAAACGTGGAAATATCTGCTGTGCATAACCATCTCATCGGCGAGCAGCCTCAAATCATTTATCTGCATTTTCAGGGACTCGGGAATGTTGAATCCTTAGCCAAGACAGTTAAAGAAGCTATCGCTTCTACAGATAAGAAGTAA
- a CDS encoding DMT family transporter: protein MRGILFAFLGGAFITLQGVANARISQGIGTWQAAALTQFTGFIAALIVMLIMRDFKRQGFKKVKPLYLSAGAYAAVIIFSNVTAIQHIGVTLTVALVIIAQLALTFLMDHYGWFGLQKKRMGLPQFFGIAMMIAGVVILKF, encoded by the coding sequence ATGAGGGGAATATTGTTTGCCTTTTTAGGAGGAGCGTTTATTACACTGCAGGGAGTGGCCAATGCCAGAATCAGTCAAGGTATCGGCACGTGGCAGGCAGCCGCGTTAACCCAGTTCACAGGCTTTATCGCAGCATTGATAGTCATGCTTATCATGCGTGATTTTAAAAGGCAGGGCTTCAAAAAGGTTAAACCTTTATACCTGAGTGCAGGGGCCTACGCGGCGGTTATTATTTTCAGCAATGTGACAGCCATTCAACATATTGGCGTAACGCTGACCGTGGCGTTAGTTATCATTGCCCAGCTGGCTTTGACCTTCCTGATGGATCATTACGGATGGTTCGGGCTGCAAAAGAAACGAATGGGACTCCCCCAATTTTTCGGTATCGCTATGATGATTGCGGGTGTGGTGATCCTGAAATTTTAG
- a CDS encoding alpha-keto acid decarboxylase family protein translates to MKNTTNENLAGSTIQKTVGDFLFDCLKQEGITEIFGVPGDYNFTLLDTLERYAGIRFINGRNELNSGYAADAYARIKGISALITTFGVGEMSACNAIAGANSEHVPIIHIVGSPPDMAQKERKLMHHTLMDGNYDVFRKVYEPITAYTAVITPENAAIEIPNAFRIARQKKKPVYLVVADDLVSKQVMAHHEAAMPKAKTYPGTQQAALDHIKQMLNSAQKTVILADVKTQRFHLEEYVRKLAESMNVPVASTMFGKGAFDESHPLFIGMYGGAFGSPEVRETVEKADCVIAVGLVWADTNTANFTAKLNPLRMINIQPDKVKVGEAEYPNVLAEDILLALQNTGYKQQDTVVKAQYPYDMMTGNPEEPLSAVSYYPRFQRMLKEGDVVVAETGTFFYGMAQVKLPHAVTYIAEGGWQSIGYATPSAYGACIAAPARRVLLFTGDGSLQLTAQEISSMLYYGCKPVIFVLNNDGYTIEKYLNVKTENQTYNKVPKWSYTKLAEAFGGDAYTVTVRTNKELDEAITRAETECSSRLCIIEMIASDPMDAPDYMHKMRDYMEQQEKQRS, encoded by the coding sequence ATGAAAAATACAACAAATGAGAATCTAGCAGGGTCAACGATACAGAAGACGGTAGGGGATTTCCTTTTCGATTGTCTGAAGCAGGAGGGAATCACGGAGATTTTTGGCGTGCCCGGCGATTATAATTTCACATTGCTTGATACGCTTGAGAGATATGCAGGCATACGTTTTATCAATGGCCGGAATGAACTGAATTCGGGATATGCTGCCGATGCGTATGCTAGAATAAAAGGAATATCGGCATTGATTACGACGTTTGGCGTCGGAGAAATGAGTGCTTGTAATGCGATTGCTGGGGCAAATAGTGAACATGTACCCATTATTCACATTGTGGGCTCACCGCCGGATATGGCTCAGAAAGAACGTAAGCTAATGCATCATACGTTAATGGATGGGAATTATGATGTATTCCGCAAAGTGTATGAACCGATCACGGCCTATACAGCGGTAATTACACCAGAGAATGCGGCGATCGAAATTCCAAATGCCTTCCGAATCGCAAGGCAGAAGAAGAAACCGGTCTATCTTGTTGTTGCGGACGATTTGGTTTCGAAGCAGGTCATGGCTCATCATGAAGCTGCTATGCCAAAAGCAAAAACATATCCGGGTACGCAGCAGGCTGCTCTGGATCATATTAAACAAATGTTAAACTCGGCTCAAAAAACGGTGATACTGGCAGATGTCAAAACGCAGCGTTTCCATCTGGAGGAATATGTACGAAAGCTTGCTGAATCGATGAATGTGCCGGTAGCATCCACCATGTTCGGAAAAGGGGCGTTTGATGAAAGCCATCCGTTATTTATAGGAATGTACGGCGGTGCTTTCGGCAGCCCTGAGGTACGTGAAACGGTAGAAAAAGCGGATTGTGTCATTGCTGTAGGATTAGTATGGGCAGATACTAATACAGCTAACTTTACGGCGAAGCTGAATCCGCTTCGGATGATTAATATTCAGCCGGACAAGGTTAAGGTCGGGGAAGCAGAGTACCCGAATGTGCTTGCGGAAGATATACTGCTGGCGTTGCAGAATACTGGATATAAGCAGCAAGATACCGTTGTGAAGGCTCAGTATCCATACGACATGATGACAGGTAATCCTGAGGAGCCACTCTCAGCCGTATCCTATTATCCGCGTTTCCAGCGGATGCTGAAAGAAGGGGATGTCGTCGTGGCGGAGACAGGTACCTTTTTTTACGGAATGGCACAGGTTAAACTTCCGCATGCTGTAACCTATATTGCCGAAGGTGGTTGGCAGTCCATCGGCTATGCGACACCATCGGCATATGGTGCCTGTATTGCGGCTCCAGCGCGAAGGGTGCTGCTTTTTACTGGGGATGGTTCCCTGCAGCTTACAGCCCAGGAGATTAGCTCCATGCTGTATTATGGCTGTAAACCGGTCATTTTTGTTCTGAATAATGATGGGTATACGATCGAGAAATATTTAAATGTGAAAACCGAAAACCAGACGTATAATAAGGTTCCGAAATGGTCTTATACCAAGCTGGCAGAGGCATTCGGGGGGGATGCTTATACGGTCACCGTGCGCACCAATAAGGAACTGGATGAGGCGATCACCCGTGCTGAGACCGAATGCAGCAGCAGGTTATGTATCATCGAAATGATAGCAAGCGATCCCATGGATGCTCCGGATTATATGCATAAGATGCGTGATTATATGGAGCAGCAGGAGAAGCAGCGAAGCTAA
- the thrS gene encoding threonine--tRNA ligase yields the protein MEINITLPDGTIRRYPQGTTIEEVAESISIGLKKNAVAGKLDGKIVDLSQPIEADSHIEIVTLDSQDGLEIYRHSTAHLMAQAIKRIYGETCVKLGIGPIIEDGFYYDIDIEKPLSTEDLEAIEREMAKITQENLPIVRRVVRREEAIQVFEKSEEPLKLELIRDLPNDAEISIYDQGEFFDLCRGPHLPSTGRIKAFKLLNVSGAYWRGDSSNKMLQRIYGTAFPKKAQLDEHLHFLEEAKKRDHRKLGKQLELFMFSEEAPGMPFYLPKGMTIRTELENFAREQQRQRDYDEVRTPLMMNNRVWEQSGHWDHYKDNMYFTNVDETKFALKPMNCPGHMLIFKNKLHSYRELPIRISEFGQVHRHEYSGALNGMMRVRTFCQDDAHLFVLPEQIEAEIGRIIELIDHMYQVFGFEYKIELSTRPEDSMGSDELWAEAETSLQNVLDNRGIDYRVNEGDGAFYGPKIDFHILDALKRSWQCGTIQLDFQMPEKFDLTYVGEDGQKYRPVVIHRAVYGSIDRFMGMLTEHYAGAFPLWLAPVHAKLLPVSENYVDYAFQVKQSLEEAGIRVEIDIRNEKLGYKIREAQLEKVPYMLVLGENEKNSGSVSARKRGEGDLGSMTIQSIMEQINGEIASKQ from the coding sequence ATGGAGATCAATATTACGCTGCCAGATGGAACAATTAGGAGGTATCCGCAAGGCACCACTATCGAAGAAGTTGCGGAGTCCATCAGTATCGGTCTAAAGAAAAATGCAGTTGCTGGCAAATTGGACGGCAAGATTGTTGATCTGAGTCAGCCGATTGAAGCGGATAGCCATATCGAGATTGTAACGCTGGACAGTCAGGACGGTCTGGAAATTTACAGACATAGTACTGCACATCTGATGGCTCAGGCTATTAAACGGATCTACGGAGAGACATGCGTTAAACTCGGCATTGGACCGATTATTGAAGACGGATTTTATTATGATATTGATATCGAGAAGCCGCTATCTACGGAGGATCTCGAAGCGATCGAGCGGGAAATGGCCAAGATTACGCAAGAGAACCTGCCCATTGTCCGCCGGGTTGTCCGCAGGGAAGAAGCTATTCAGGTCTTTGAAAAATCGGAAGAACCGCTGAAACTAGAGCTCATCCGCGATTTGCCGAACGATGCGGAAATATCCATCTACGATCAAGGTGAATTTTTTGACTTATGCCGTGGGCCTCATCTTCCTTCAACAGGCCGCATCAAGGCGTTCAAACTGCTGAACGTATCTGGTGCTTATTGGCGAGGGGATTCGAGCAACAAAATGCTGCAGCGTATTTACGGAACTGCATTTCCTAAAAAAGCGCAGCTCGATGAGCATCTTCATTTCCTTGAAGAGGCCAAGAAACGCGATCACCGCAAGCTTGGCAAGCAGCTTGAGTTGTTTATGTTTTCGGAGGAAGCACCAGGCATGCCTTTCTATTTGCCAAAAGGAATGACCATCCGTACCGAGCTTGAGAACTTCGCACGAGAGCAGCAGAGACAAAGAGACTACGATGAAGTTCGGACTCCACTCATGATGAACAACCGCGTCTGGGAACAATCCGGGCATTGGGATCATTATAAAGACAATATGTACTTCACGAACGTAGACGAAACGAAGTTTGCACTTAAACCGATGAACTGTCCGGGACATATGCTTATTTTCAAAAATAAGCTTCACTCCTACCGTGAGCTGCCGATCCGCATATCGGAGTTTGGCCAAGTGCACCGGCATGAGTATTCGGGGGCGCTGAACGGGATGATGCGGGTACGGACGTTTTGCCAGGATGATGCGCATCTCTTCGTCCTGCCGGAGCAAATTGAAGCAGAAATCGGACGGATCATTGAGCTGATCGATCATATGTATCAAGTGTTTGGGTTTGAATATAAGATTGAGCTGTCTACACGGCCAGAGGATTCGATGGGATCTGATGAGTTATGGGCTGAAGCGGAGACATCTCTGCAAAATGTATTGGATAACCGCGGGATTGATTACCGCGTGAATGAAGGCGATGGGGCATTTTACGGACCTAAAATCGACTTTCATATTCTGGATGCACTCAAAAGAAGCTGGCAATGCGGCACGATCCAGCTGGACTTTCAAATGCCTGAGAAATTCGATCTCACTTATGTCGGCGAAGATGGTCAGAAATATCGGCCGGTCGTTATCCATCGTGCAGTTTATGGTTCCATAGACCGATTCATGGGGATGCTGACTGAACATTACGCTGGGGCTTTTCCATTGTGGCTTGCACCCGTTCATGCGAAGCTGCTGCCCGTTTCCGAGAACTATGTCGACTATGCTTTTCAAGTGAAGCAGTCATTAGAAGAAGCTGGAATTCGGGTCGAAATCGATATTCGTAACGAAAAGCTTGGATATAAAATCCGTGAAGCTCAGCTGGAAAAGGTGCCTTATATGCTGGTGCTGGGCGAGAATGAGAAAAACTCTGGCAGCGTCTCTGCAAGAAAACGCGGAGAAGGGGATCTTGGCTCAATGACGATCCAGAGTATTATGGAACAAATAAACGGAGAAATTGCATCTAAACAGTAA
- a CDS encoding SgcJ/EcaC family oxidoreductase, which yields MLHKEEGSIEQDRELIKHVVSQMESAFNRHDADALDSHFTQNATWVNVIGEKLSGWNEINKVHKIVLTGPLSNSYSKYTVDSIAFIHSTVAIVHVRQCSTTSDGNRIDGGQESIAIYVMVKEMNTWRLAAGQNTLLKSY from the coding sequence GTGTTACACAAAGAAGAGGGATCGATAGAGCAGGATCGCGAGCTTATCAAACATGTAGTTAGTCAAATGGAGTCGGCGTTTAATCGGCACGATGCAGATGCGCTAGATAGCCATTTCACACAAAATGCCACTTGGGTGAATGTAATCGGCGAAAAGTTGTCAGGTTGGAATGAAATAAACAAAGTACACAAAATCGTGTTGACTGGCCCCTTAAGTAATTCTTATAGCAAATATACTGTTGACAGCATTGCGTTCATTCATTCCACTGTGGCTATTGTTCATGTCCGTCAATGTTCAACAACCTCCGATGGCAACCGAATCGACGGAGGGCAAGAAAGCATCGCTATCTACGTAATGGTCAAGGAAATGAATACCTGGAGGCTAGCAGCAGGACAAAACACCCTTCTTAAATCTTACTAA
- a CDS encoding Gfo/Idh/MocA family protein, which produces MKQIHVGMVGYKFMGKAHSHAYRDIPMFFPNTIQPVMQAVCGRDADGVSKAAKQFGWNEYVTDWKELVQREDIDLIDINAPSDMHKEITLAAAKAGKHLFCEKPLALSLKDSREMLEAAEAAGVKHMVGFNYRFAPAVQLARKLIQEGRLGQIYHFRGWFLQDWILDPDFPLVWRLQKDVAGSGSHGDLGAHTIDLAHYLIGDIEEVIGMSETFIKERPLPGSMSGLSAKGSQSNEKGEVTVDDATMFLARFENGALGSFEATRFAAGHRCTNSFEINGSKGSVKFDFERMNELQVYFTDDAEDVQGFRRILATDPAHAYAEAWWPPGHTIGFEHTFIHETVELLQAIEEDRQPVPNFADGVKCQQVLEAVELSIAERRWVQTKEL; this is translated from the coding sequence ATGAAGCAGATTCATGTGGGAATGGTAGGATACAAATTTATGGGGAAAGCACATAGTCATGCGTACCGGGATATTCCGATGTTTTTTCCAAATACAATTCAGCCAGTGATGCAGGCCGTTTGCGGGCGTGATGCAGATGGCGTATCCAAGGCTGCCAAGCAGTTCGGGTGGAATGAATATGTGACCGACTGGAAAGAGCTCGTGCAACGTGAAGACATTGATCTTATTGATATCAATGCACCTAGTGATATGCATAAAGAGATTACGCTGGCAGCTGCGAAAGCAGGGAAGCACCTGTTTTGTGAGAAGCCGCTCGCGCTGTCTTTAAAGGATTCGCGCGAAATGCTGGAAGCTGCAGAAGCGGCGGGCGTGAAGCATATGGTTGGATTCAATTACCGATTCGCTCCTGCCGTACAGCTCGCCCGGAAACTGATCCAGGAAGGCCGTCTTGGACAGATCTATCATTTTCGCGGCTGGTTTTTGCAGGACTGGATTTTGGATCCGGATTTTCCGCTTGTATGGCGCTTGCAGAAGGATGTAGCCGGATCAGGTTCACATGGTGACTTGGGTGCACATACCATCGATTTGGCTCATTATCTCATCGGTGATATCGAAGAAGTGATAGGAATGAGTGAGACCTTTATTAAAGAACGGCCGCTTCCGGGTTCGATGAGCGGACTCAGTGCCAAAGGAAGCCAAAGTAATGAAAAAGGTGAAGTTACCGTGGACGATGCAACGATGTTCCTCGCCCGCTTTGAGAATGGAGCCTTGGGCAGCTTCGAGGCAACACGCTTCGCGGCAGGTCATCGCTGTACGAATTCCTTTGAGATCAATGGAAGTAAGGGCAGTGTGAAATTTGATTTCGAGCGAATGAACGAGCTGCAGGTATATTTTACGGATGATGCTGAAGATGTTCAGGGTTTTCGCCGTATTCTCGCTACGGATCCCGCGCATGCTTACGCCGAAGCCTGGTGGCCTCCAGGTCATACGATTGGTTTTGAACATACGTTCATCCATGAAACGGTTGAGCTGCTGCAGGCCATTGAAGAAGATCGTCAGCCTGTCCCTAACTTCGCCGATGGCGTGAAATGCCAGCAGGTGCTTGAAGCCGTGGAATTATCGATAGCCGAAAGACGCTGGGTACAAACGAAAGAGCTGTAA
- a CDS encoding LysR family transcriptional regulator, with amino-acid sequence MDTLHLHYFRTVAKIQHMTKAAEELHIAQPALSKTITRLEEDLGIPLFDRQGRNIRLNTFGKAFLLKVETALNALGDGRKELEELSGLQSGSVNLAVTSIELLSKPLADFLSQFPEANFRIRQTSIKEMEGLLLGGEVDICLTALPTQSAGVCSSHVLEEEVYLAVPPNHRYSDRESISIAEAANEPFIGYNEGQFYQPLNDIYFGEAGINPKYICRVSEPSAIASLVRAGVGVALVGECGRNSDSPSIY; translated from the coding sequence ATGGATACATTGCATTTACATTACTTTCGTACAGTCGCCAAGATTCAGCATATGACCAAAGCAGCCGAAGAGCTACATATTGCTCAACCTGCACTAAGCAAAACAATTACTCGTCTGGAGGAAGATTTGGGTATCCCTCTCTTTGACCGACAAGGAAGAAACATAAGGTTAAACACTTTTGGTAAAGCGTTTCTTCTAAAGGTGGAAACCGCATTAAACGCATTGGGAGATGGAAGGAAAGAGCTAGAAGAACTTTCAGGATTACAGTCAGGCAGCGTTAACTTAGCGGTTACGAGCATCGAGCTCCTGTCGAAGCCGCTTGCTGACTTTCTATCCCAATTCCCGGAAGCTAATTTCCGAATAAGGCAAACTTCAATAAAGGAAATGGAGGGTCTTCTGCTGGGTGGAGAAGTGGACATTTGTCTCACTGCGTTACCTACACAAAGTGCTGGAGTATGCTCCTCCCATGTCCTAGAGGAAGAAGTATACCTTGCTGTCCCTCCTAATCATCGATACTCAGACCGTGAGAGCATTTCTATTGCTGAAGCTGCAAATGAACCTTTCATTGGTTACAATGAGGGTCAGTTTTATCAACCACTGAACGATATTTATTTTGGAGAGGCTGGAATTAATCCTAAATATATATGTAGGGTAAGTGAGCCTTCTGCTATAGCGAGTCTTGTACGGGCCGGCGTAGGTGTAGCTCTTGTAGGTGAGTGCGGACGAAACTCTGACTCCCCCTCCATTTATTAA